A window from Brachionichthys hirsutus isolate HB-005 chromosome 4, CSIRO-AGI_Bhir_v1, whole genome shotgun sequence encodes these proteins:
- the rhobtb4 gene encoding rho related BTB domain containing 4 — MWVNSGTVGRTLSMDIDTDYERPNVETIKCVVVGDNAVGKTRLICARACNATLTQYQLLATHVPTVWAIDQYRVCQEVLERSRDVVDEVSVSLRLWDTFGDHHKDRRFAYGRSDVVVLCFSLANPNSLRHVRTMWFPEIKHFCPRTPIILVGCQLDLRYADLDAVNRARRPLAKPIKPTDILPPERGHEVAKELGIPYYETSIVAQFGVKDVFDNAIRAALISRRHLQFWKSHLKKVQRPLLQAPFLPPRPPRPIVGIPDPPPTECEASDSLFCHPLCTDALFLLQGGATRVFAHKVYLATSCSKFYDLFTLDLGGSCVGQQGEEQGSKENLESGEEDEQSRRGAKEQAGRTKSLDIDKDGTEGGVRGLNRPSLLQQGSLRTSQSDNALPSRAMYSLDALGAGRALSGWGRGFLSVCLEHIDDPMTGRPRLMTVVAMDALIQEEPFKAVLQYLYTGSLDEARGDLMQVATIAELLEVFDLRMMVANVLNRESFMNQEITKAFHVRRANRIKECLNKGAFADVVFRLDDGCLPAHKPLLISSCNWMAAMFRGAFMESYVEEVPIPNTSTACMHGVLEFLYCSLLTPCPGLEYVELIILANRLCLPRLVALTEGHAVDELLHLAGKGGDIDGQVLAYLEVAQFHNAKQLSAWCLHHICTNYNSICRKFPKDMKAMPPENQRHFEKQRWPPVWFLKEEDRYLRSQKEREREEEILRKQHTKRGWCFWRHPSSSSHIS; from the exons GACCCTCTCCATGGATATAGACACAGACTATGAACGGCCCAATGTGGAAACCATTAAatgtgtggtggtgggggatAATGCAGTCGGTAAAACCAGGCTAATCTGCGCCCGGGCCTGCAACGCCACCCTCACACAGTACCAGCTGCTTGCCACCCACGTGCCAACGGTCTGGGCCATCGACCAGTACCGCGTATGCCAGGAg GTGTTGGAGAGATCTCGGGATGTAGTGGATGAGGTCAGCGTGTCCCTGAGGTTGTGGGACACATTCGGGGATCATCACAAAGACAGACGCTTTGCCTATGGCAG GTCTGATGTAGTGGTGCTTTGCTTCTCTCTGGCCAATCCCAATTCCCTGCGCCATGTACGCACCATGTGGTTCCCGGAGATCAAGCACTTTTGTCCCCGGACTCCCATCATTCTGGTCGGCTGCCAGCTGGATCTGCGCTACGCCGACCTGGATGCAGTTAACCGAGCTCGGCGACCCCTGGCTAA ACCCATCAAGCCTACAGACATCCTCCCCCCAGAGAGAGGCCATGAGGTGGCAAAGGAACTTGGAATTCCTTACTATGAGACTAGCATCGTTGCCCAGTTTGGAGTCAAAGATGTTTTTGACAACGCCATTCGAGCCGCCCTCATCTCCCGTCGGCACCTGCAGTTCTGGAAGTCCCACCTGAAAAAGGTCCAAAGACCCCTTCTCCAGGCGCCCTTCCTGCCTCCTCGCCCACCTCGCCCCATAGTGGGCATCCCAGACCCCCCTCCCACAGAGTGCGAGGCTTCAGATTCCCTTTTCTGCCATCCACTGTGCACAGATGCCCTTTTTCTTCTGCAGGGTGGTGCCACTCGTGTCTTTGCACACAAAGTCTATTtggccacttcctgctccaagTTCTATGACCTCTTCACCCTTGATCTTGGTGGGTCATGTGTGGGGCAACAAGGGGAGGAACAGGGGAGCAAAGAAAACCTGGAgagtggagaggaagatgagcagagcaggagaggagccaAGGAGCAAGCTGGGCGCACTAAGAGCCTGGACATTGACAAAGACGGAACTGAGGGAGGAGTGCGAGGTCTGAATCGACCGTCGCTGCTCCAGCAGGGGTCTCTGAGGACTTCACAGAGTGATAATGCACTCCCCTCTCGAGCCATGTACTCCCTGGATGCACTAGGGGCTGGTCGAGCACTTTCAGGTTGGGGAAGGGGTttcctgagtgtgtgtctggagcATATTGATGATCCCATGACTGGACGACCGCGACTCATGACTGTTGTAGCCATGGATGCACTTATACAGGAAGAACCATTCAAG GCGGTGCTTCAGTATCTCTACACGGGCAGTCTGGACGAGGCCCGAGGCGACCTGATGCAGGTAGCTACCATCGCAGAGTTACTTGAGGTGTTTGACCTGCGGATGATGGTGGCCAACGTTCTCAACAGAGAGAGCTTCATGAACCAGGAGATCACCAAGGCCTTCCACGTCCGCAGAGCCAACCGCATCAAGGAGTGCCTCAATAAAGGGGCCTTTGCTG ATGTGGTGTTCCGTCTGGATGATGGCTGCCTCCCTGCCCATAAGCCCTTGCTCATCTCCAGCTGCAACTGGATGGCTGCCATGTTCCGAGGCGCTTTCATGGAAAGCTACGTGGAGGAG GTACCCATTCCTAACACCAGTACAGCCTGCATGCATGGGGTCTTAGAATTCCTTTACTGCAGCCTCCTGACACCTTGTCCCGGCCTGGAGTATGTGGAACTAATCATTCTGGCCAACCGTCTCTGTTTGCCACGCCTTGTCGCCCTCACAG AGGGGCACGCTGTGGATGAGCTTCTCCATTTAGCAGGGAAAGGAGGAGACATCGATGGACAGGTGTTGGCTTACCTTGAGGTTGCACAG tttcaTAATGCAAAGCAACTTTCAGCCTGGTGTCTCCATCACATCTGCACTAATTATAACAGCATCTGCCGCAAGTTTCCCAAAGACATGAAGGCCATGCCTCCAG AAAACCAGAGGCACTTTGAGAAGCAGCGTTGGCCTCCCGTATGGTTCCTTAAAGAGGAGGACCGCTATCTACGCTCCCAAAAAGAGCGTGAGCGCGAGGAGGAGATCTTGCGCAAGCAACACACCAAGCGGGGCTGGTGCTTCTGGAGACACCCATCTTCCTCTTCCCACATCTCCTAA